The following coding sequences lie in one Rhizobium sp. ZPR4 genomic window:
- a CDS encoding cytochrome c: MKKIIGLLFAVIVIIALGFAGWLLLGRDPTSFAGGSTVALDDYRAGTVSGVPAQLASADSVKRGEYLVHAADCQACHTARGGIPFAGGFAFNMPFGTIYSTNITPDRDTGIGNYTDAQFLAAVHKGIRADGEKLYPAMPYASYTYMADADVLAIKAYLFTLSPAHAPAKPDQLSWPFDQRDLLSLWSVAFNTDERFRPNIGQSPQWNRGAYLAEALGHCGECHTPRNLAFALDNHRKFAGAVTAGWHAYNISSDRDSGIGDWSDEDIYLYLSTGHANGHGGAAGPMGEATDDSLSYLVPDDVHDLVTYLRSIPAHATDLPRTVTTAAPASHKEGVADVDPRGEKIFAGACASCHDWTGVSPVTGYATLTGVRAVNDPSATNVAQTVINGVNRTTAEGRIFMPAFGQGYSDDDIAAVANYVTARFGAEGAHLTGKDVANLRKQAAQQPHPPEANND, from the coding sequence ATGAAGAAAATCATCGGCCTTCTCTTTGCGGTCATTGTCATCATCGCCCTTGGCTTTGCGGGATGGTTGCTTCTTGGCCGCGATCCGACTTCGTTTGCCGGCGGCTCGACAGTAGCGCTCGACGATTACCGAGCAGGCACCGTGAGCGGTGTTCCGGCTCAACTTGCCAGCGCCGATAGTGTGAAGCGCGGCGAATATCTCGTCCATGCCGCGGACTGCCAGGCCTGTCACACGGCGCGCGGCGGCATTCCCTTTGCCGGCGGCTTCGCCTTCAACATGCCATTCGGCACCATCTATTCCACCAACATCACGCCGGACAGGGATACAGGCATCGGCAATTACACCGATGCTCAGTTCCTGGCGGCCGTGCATAAGGGCATCCGCGCCGACGGCGAGAAACTTTATCCGGCCATGCCCTATGCGTCCTACACCTATATGGCGGACGCCGATGTGCTGGCGATCAAGGCCTATCTCTTCACGCTGTCGCCGGCCCATGCGCCGGCGAAGCCCGACCAGCTTTCATGGCCCTTCGATCAGCGCGACCTGCTGTCGTTGTGGAGCGTTGCGTTCAACACAGACGAACGCTTTCGCCCCAATATAGGTCAGAGCCCGCAGTGGAATCGAGGGGCCTATCTTGCCGAAGCGCTCGGCCATTGCGGCGAGTGCCACACGCCGCGCAATCTTGCCTTTGCGCTCGACAATCACCGCAAATTCGCAGGTGCCGTTACCGCCGGCTGGCATGCCTACAATATCAGCAGCGACAGGGATTCCGGCATCGGCGACTGGAGCGACGAGGATATCTATCTCTATCTTTCGACTGGCCACGCCAATGGGCATGGCGGTGCAGCCGGCCCGATGGGCGAAGCCACCGACGACAGCCTCAGCTATCTGGTGCCGGACGACGTGCATGACTTGGTGACCTATCTGCGCAGCATACCAGCCCACGCAACCGACCTGCCGCGCACCGTCACCACGGCGGCGCCGGCATCACACAAGGAGGGCGTGGCGGATGTCGATCCGCGCGGCGAGAAGATCTTTGCCGGTGCATGCGCCAGCTGCCATGACTGGACCGGCGTGAGCCCGGTCACCGGCTATGCGACGCTCACCGGCGTGCGCGCCGTCAACGATCCCAGCGCCACCAACGTGGCGCAGACGGTCATCAACGGCGTTAACCGCACGACCGCTGAGGGCAGGATTTTCATGCCCGCCTTCGGTCAGGGGTATTCGGACGACGACATCGCAGCCGTCGCCAACTATGTGACCGCCCGTTTTGGTGCCGAAGGCGCGCATTTGACAGGAAAGGATGTGGCCAACCTGCGAAAGCAAGCGGCCCAGCAACCTCATCCCCCGGAGGCAAACAATGACTGA
- a CDS encoding glycosyltransferase family 2 protein, with protein MTVGAKRSTTVAVVVPMFNAERTIGATLASICRQTHQALDIIIVDDGSSDRSLSIVAEYAKQDPRIRVLRQANSGVAVARNNGAAATDAEFLAFVDADDLWAPAKIALQWQALDEGGPAVGLAYCWYALIDEHSRVFSLHNRPSHEGHVLQRMCRNNFVGNGSSMLMRRSAFEKAGQFDPSLRARNAQGCEDLLICLRIAENYEFRVIQQHLIGYRMTNTNMSSDVKRMLSSCEIVLAEYREKYPQYGSDLDAHLVDMIHWLVVRAFVSGRFFDGCDLLRRFLALEPRLAISSLPNILDVYCRARLVPDWLKARLRGLQRNAELRPLYTETIP; from the coding sequence ATGACTGTGGGAGCTAAGCGAAGTACCACGGTTGCGGTGGTCGTGCCGATGTTCAACGCCGAACGAACGATCGGTGCGACCCTGGCCAGCATCTGTCGCCAGACGCATCAGGCGCTTGATATCATCATTGTCGATGACGGTTCTTCGGATCGATCTCTATCCATCGTGGCCGAATACGCGAAGCAGGATCCACGAATCCGGGTCCTTCGGCAGGCCAATAGCGGTGTCGCCGTGGCGCGCAACAATGGTGCGGCGGCGACCGACGCCGAGTTTCTCGCATTTGTCGATGCCGACGATTTATGGGCTCCGGCAAAGATCGCCCTTCAATGGCAAGCGCTTGATGAGGGCGGACCAGCGGTTGGATTGGCCTATTGCTGGTACGCGCTCATCGACGAACATAGCCGCGTATTTTCCCTGCATAACCGGCCGAGCCATGAAGGACATGTGCTCCAGCGCATGTGCAGAAACAATTTCGTCGGCAATGGCAGCTCGATGCTCATGCGTCGTTCCGCATTCGAAAAAGCCGGGCAGTTCGACCCGTCCTTAAGGGCACGCAACGCCCAGGGCTGCGAGGACCTTCTGATCTGCCTCAGAATCGCGGAAAACTACGAATTCCGCGTCATACAGCAGCACTTGATCGGCTACCGCATGACGAACACGAACATGTCGAGCGACGTCAAGCGGATGCTCTCTTCATGCGAAATCGTCCTTGCCGAATATCGCGAAAAATATCCTCAGTATGGCAGCGATCTCGACGCTCATTTGGTCGACATGATCCACTGGCTGGTCGTCAGAGCTTTTGTCAGCGGGCGATTTTTCGATGGCTGTGATCTGTTGAGGCGATTTCTGGCATTGGAGCCACGCCTGGCGATTTCAAGCCTGCCGAACATACTGGACGTCTATTGCCGCGCCAGGCTGGTTCCCGATTGGCTCAAGGCCCGCTTGAGGGGGTTGCAAAGAAACGCCGAGTTGCGGCCGCTCTATACGGAGACGATCCCGTGA
- a CDS encoding GNAT family N-acetyltransferase, translated as MKGIEVVKLYVGRGARGTGVASALLSFAERALRQDGVVEAELFCTAGNARAESFYLRQGWTLVDTFNDALWIPAAIGQKFVVSTHRYRKKLSD; from the coding sequence TTGAAAGGCATCGAGGTCGTCAAGCTCTACGTTGGCCGAGGCGCTCGGGGAACTGGCGTGGCATCTGCTTTATTGAGCTTTGCGGAGCGGGCTTTGCGCCAAGATGGTGTGGTTGAGGCGGAGCTTTTTTGCACAGCGGGTAACGCCCGAGCTGAAAGTTTTTACCTGCGGCAAGGCTGGACCCTTGTCGATACGTTTAACGATGCGCTCTGGATTCCGGCTGCTATCGGCCAAAAGTTCGTCGTTTCAACTCATCGCTATCGGAAAAAGTTAAGCGACTAG
- a CDS encoding antitoxin, translated as MSRLTIDITDQQHQSLKALAALQGKTIKQYALERLFPGDIDGDRAWEELKTLMNTRINDGLAGKLSTKTVGDILDEEIAEDRA; from the coding sequence ATGAGCCGATTGACGATCGACATAACGGATCAGCAACATCAAAGCCTAAAGGCGCTGGCCGCTTTGCAGGGCAAGACAATCAAGCAGTATGCACTCGAGCGCCTCTTTCCCGGTGACATAGATGGAGATCGAGCCTGGGAGGAATTGAAGACATTGATGAATACGCGCATCAATGACGGGCTCGCCGGAAAACTGTCGACTAAAACCGTAGGTGACATCCTCGATGAGGAGATTGCCGAGGATCGTGCTTGA
- a CDS encoding molybdopterin cofactor-binding domain-containing protein produces the protein MTDIRSDFAESDAYLSALMREVRSLPVGNAAPSMGRRSFFKLAGGSAAGLILGFYLGDEASAAEAADGKDQAMNAFIRIAPDNRITIYSKCPEIGQGIKTSFGVIIAEELDADWAHVVMEQADINPKVYGSQGAGGSTSIPRAWDQLRQAGASAKAMLIAAAAEQWGVEPPQITAQDSLLTHAATSRSATYGSLAAAAAKMPVPDPRSLKLKARSEYRLIGQRYHGVDDPKVVRGEPLFGIDVQRPGMVYANYTKCPAAGGKVRSFNVDEIKAERGVLDAFALDGTGQAVEVMPGVAIIARDTWSAFQAKNKLKVDWDLSEASTDSTSKFAAEARKLAAHFPEKPDEDVGDVDKSFGNAAKTVEAYYEYPFAAHVPLEPMNTTAHWHDGVMEMWVPTQQPDRGLPVIAKAAGIAQEKIVMHQTRVGGGFGRRLVNDYACEAAVIARKVDAPVKLQWTREDDFGHDFYRPAGYHQFKGAIDRDGGLDAWQEHFITFTADGKKEASGAGLTDNLKYSIKAPNLRRGKTMLPLKIPTGAWRAPGDNAQVFAAQSFMHELSLASGRDHVEFLIAAVNRDVPELAPKDRSVNFSPRRATDVIRMCADKAGWGRKLPNGSGLGLAWCYSHAGHVAQAVELRVDARKQIKIDRIVVVLDVGPIIDMAGSEAQAQGASTDALSTAMGLKITIENGQIEEQNYNAYPILRLPFAPMTIDAYFIQSDNPPTGMGEPAFPALAPALGNAIFAATGERVRRLPLRDLGYSLAT, from the coding sequence ATGACTGACATCAGGTCTGATTTCGCCGAGTCCGATGCCTATCTTTCGGCGTTGATGCGCGAGGTTCGTTCACTGCCCGTGGGCAACGCCGCGCCAAGCATGGGACGACGCAGTTTCTTCAAACTCGCCGGCGGCAGTGCTGCCGGGCTGATCCTGGGTTTTTATCTCGGCGACGAAGCATCCGCGGCCGAGGCGGCTGATGGCAAGGATCAGGCGATGAACGCGTTCATCCGCATCGCTCCGGACAACAGGATCACCATTTATTCCAAGTGTCCGGAGATCGGCCAGGGCATCAAGACCTCCTTCGGCGTCATCATTGCCGAAGAGCTTGATGCCGATTGGGCTCATGTCGTGATGGAGCAGGCCGACATCAACCCCAAGGTTTACGGCAGCCAGGGCGCGGGCGGCTCGACCTCGATTCCACGCGCCTGGGACCAGTTGCGGCAGGCCGGCGCGAGTGCCAAGGCGATGCTGATCGCCGCGGCCGCCGAACAATGGGGGGTGGAGCCGCCGCAGATCACCGCGCAGGACTCGCTCTTGACCCATGCCGCCACCAGCAGGTCCGCAACCTATGGATCGCTGGCAGCCGCAGCGGCAAAAATGCCTGTGCCCGATCCTCGAAGCCTGAAGCTGAAGGCACGCTCCGAATATCGCCTGATCGGCCAGCGCTATCACGGCGTCGACGATCCGAAGGTCGTCAGGGGCGAGCCGCTGTTCGGCATCGATGTCCAACGTCCCGGCATGGTCTATGCCAACTACACCAAATGCCCGGCAGCGGGCGGCAAGGTCAGATCCTTCAATGTCGACGAGATCAAGGCCGAGCGCGGCGTGCTCGATGCTTTTGCCCTGGATGGCACCGGCCAAGCGGTCGAAGTCATGCCGGGTGTTGCCATTATCGCCAGGGATACCTGGAGCGCTTTCCAGGCGAAGAACAAGCTGAAAGTGGACTGGGACCTAAGCGAAGCTTCGACGGATTCCACCTCGAAATTCGCAGCCGAGGCCAGGAAGCTCGCAGCACATTTTCCGGAAAAGCCTGATGAGGATGTCGGCGACGTGGACAAATCCTTTGGCAATGCCGCCAAGACCGTCGAGGCTTACTACGAATATCCCTTCGCAGCCCATGTGCCGCTGGAGCCGATGAACACCACCGCACACTGGCATGACGGGGTAATGGAAATGTGGGTCCCCACCCAGCAGCCCGATCGTGGCTTGCCGGTGATTGCGAAGGCAGCCGGCATAGCGCAGGAAAAGATCGTGATGCACCAGACCCGCGTTGGCGGCGGTTTCGGGCGGCGGTTGGTCAACGACTATGCCTGCGAGGCAGCGGTCATCGCGCGGAAGGTCGACGCCCCGGTCAAGCTGCAATGGACCCGGGAAGATGACTTCGGACACGACTTCTACCGCCCGGCCGGTTACCATCAGTTCAAGGGCGCGATCGACAGAGATGGCGGCCTCGACGCCTGGCAGGAGCATTTCATTACCTTCACCGCCGACGGCAAGAAGGAAGCAAGCGGCGCTGGCCTGACCGACAATCTGAAATATTCCATCAAGGCGCCCAACCTGCGCCGCGGCAAAACCATGCTCCCGCTGAAGATCCCGACCGGCGCCTGGCGGGCGCCGGGCGACAATGCCCAGGTCTTCGCCGCGCAGAGCTTCATGCACGAACTGTCGCTGGCGTCGGGCCGCGACCATGTCGAATTCCTCATCGCTGCCGTGAACCGCGACGTGCCTGAGCTTGCACCCAAGGACAGGAGTGTCAACTTCAGTCCGAGACGTGCCACCGACGTGATCAGGATGTGCGCCGACAAGGCGGGTTGGGGCAGGAAGCTACCGAACGGCAGCGGTCTTGGTCTTGCGTGGTGCTATTCCCACGCCGGCCATGTCGCGCAGGCCGTCGAGCTTCGCGTCGATGCCAGGAAGCAGATCAAGATCGACCGGATTGTGGTGGTGCTGGATGTCGGACCGATCATTGACATGGCCGGCTCCGAAGCGCAGGCGCAGGGTGCGTCGACCGACGCCCTTTCCACCGCGATGGGCCTCAAGATCACCATCGAAAACGGCCAGATCGAGGAACAGAACTACAACGCCTATCCGATCCTGCGTCTGCCCTTCGCGCCGATGACGATCGATGCCTATTTCATCCAGTCGGACAATCCGCCGACAGGCATGGGAGAACCCGCCTTCCCGGCATTAGCCCCTGCCCTCGGCAACGCCATATTTGCAGCAACGGGAGAGCGGGTACGCCGCCTGCCCTTGCGGGATCTGGGTTACTCGCTGGCGACCTGA
- a CDS encoding (2Fe-2S)-binding protein yields the protein MLTLNINEQLHEVDVPEDMPLLWVLRDHLNLVGTKYGCGVAQCGACTVHVAGKPVRSCQLTVGDVGTRAVITIEGIGKTPNGAKVQQAWMEASVPQCGYCQAGQIMSATALLNVNPQPDDSDIDAAMAGNLCRCGTYIRIRRAIKNAAAKPA from the coding sequence ATGCTCACTCTGAATATCAATGAGCAATTGCACGAGGTCGATGTCCCCGAAGACATGCCACTTCTTTGGGTGCTGCGGGACCACCTCAATCTGGTCGGTACCAAATATGGCTGCGGCGTCGCCCAGTGCGGCGCCTGCACCGTCCATGTCGCTGGCAAACCGGTGCGCTCCTGCCAGCTGACCGTCGGCGACGTCGGCACCCGTGCCGTGATCACCATTGAAGGAATTGGCAAGACGCCGAACGGCGCGAAGGTCCAGCAAGCCTGGATGGAAGCGTCTGTACCGCAATGCGGCTACTGTCAGGCCGGTCAGATCATGTCGGCGACGGCCTTGCTCAACGTCAATCCCCAACCCGACGATTCCGACATCGATGCGGCCATGGCGGGCAATCTCTGTCGATGCGGAACCTACATCCGCATCCGCCGTGCGATCAAGAACGCCGCTGCCAAGCCGGCCTGA
- a CDS encoding type II toxin-antitoxin system RelE/ParE family toxin produces the protein MTAYILTADAESDLRSVIRYTHAQWGTAQVRRYISALERGIANLAEGKGPFKDMSALHPALRMARCEHHYVFCLLREDAPALIVAIFHERMDLMKRLAGRLNE, from the coding sequence TTGACGGCTTACATTCTTACCGCGGATGCGGAATCGGATCTACGTTCGGTAATCCGCTACACACATGCGCAATGGGGTACCGCTCAGGTACGCCGGTACATCTCGGCTTTGGAGCGAGGCATTGCGAACCTTGCCGAGGGGAAAGGTCCTTTCAAGGATATGAGCGCGCTTCATCCGGCGTTACGAATGGCGCGGTGTGAACACCACTATGTCTTTTGTCTGCTTCGCGAGGATGCGCCTGCCCTGATCGTGGCGATTTTTCACGAGCGAATGGATCTCATGAAGCGATTGGCTGGTCGTCTGAACGAATGA